DNA sequence from the Zonotrichia albicollis isolate bZonAlb1 chromosome 29, bZonAlb1.hap1, whole genome shotgun sequence genome:
GGGCGCGCCCTCCGCCCcgcgcgcccgccccgcccgccgccgcccggcccaATGGCGGGCGCCGCGCGGGGTGGCCGGGGACGGGCGCGGCGGGGCCTGCGCGGCCCCCCCCGCCCGGGCCCGCGACCcccgcccgggcccggccccgccgcgacccccgcccgccccgccgcccccgcgggGCCGCACGGACACCTCgcccccccctcctcccccccgcgccccccgcccccgccTCCCCCCGGCCTCCATTGcggcgcccgcccgcccgcccgggggAAGGGGTGGGGTCGTGGCGCCCGGCCAAGGCTCCCTGTGGGCCCCGCGGGGggggcggcccgggccggcggGGGGGGAGGCCGGTCATGGGTGGGGtcccccggggccgccccgtgCGGGGGCGTCGGGCCGCGCCGTCCCCGCGCACCCCAAGGTCGTTGGCGGCCGgggggcgccggcccggccctgcccgccccgctccggccCTGCGCGCCCGGCGTTGTTTTTACCCCCCTCGGGCGTCCCTTATCTCCCCCCGGCCGGCTGCGGGCAGGGGGGGCCGCGGTGATAATCCCCCcgcggggctggggcgctgCTGCCCGCAGGAGCCCGGCGGGATAAGCCTCTCCCCCCGCGGGACTGCGCAGCGCCCAGGGCTCGGCGTGAGGGGCAGCATCCCTCGGAGCTGCCAAAACATTCCCCGCGTGCCCGGGCAGCCGGCGCTGCCTCCTCATCGTCATCCCCCACCCGGGGCTCGGGTTTGGGCACGGTGGTTCCGGTCAGGTGCCCAAACGCGCCGTGCCGTGCTGAGGCCCCCGTGACACAGGCAAAGGTCCCTGCCCTGTTCCCCTCGGAGCGGTGCTTGGTGGGGCTGGAGACGGGACAGAGTCACGGACACATCGCTGGGAGCGTGGGCTGGCAGccgggcactgccagggaaagggttCCTTGGCCGTGTTGTCCCAGGAGTGTGGGGAAAGTTGGTTTGTGAAGCTGTATCAGGACAGGCTGAGGTTGGAGATGAGGAAAAGGTGCTTTTTCCAGAGCATGGTGGGGTGCTGGACAgattccccagggaatgggcacagacagccccgaggctgccagagctccaggagggtttggacagCTCTGCCAaggatgcacagggtgggattattggggtgtctgtgcagggctggatggtccctgtgggtcccttcctgCTGAGgttattccatgattccatggaaAGCCCTGGGACTCCGGCAGCAGCCCCAGAACGTGTAAATCCCAATGTTCCTCTGCTGAAAGCGACAGTTCCTGTTGTACAAGCCCAGCCGACGTGACTGCCcggcccctgcctggctctcggtgttccctgagctcctgcagacCCTCAGGACGCCTTTGGGCAGCCAAAGTTTCTGTGGGCTCAAGGACTCTTGGTGCTGAGAGTTTGCTGCCGTCCCAGCTCAAGAGCAGCCGTGTTCCCAGGGCTGTTGCTTGTCCTGGCTATCGAAACCATAACTTATATAATAACTGGTTTATGGACACGGGGAGAGAAAGGTTCTGCCTGGAAGAATTTACAACCTAATGAGGGTTGAAGTTGTGCTCGGCGTAGCAGCGGAGCTAAAAGGTCATCGTGGCGCTTTCCAAAAGTGTTTGGGGTGGTTGCTGGTGGTGTTTTTCAAGGAATTGTGAGATTTCTCAGGGCTTCTGCCCGTCCTGGTTGGAAATTGCAGCGTGTGGGCTCTTCTGGAGGCTGAGCAGGAAGAGCTGGGCTGGCTTTAATTCTGATGGTtttgctggagttgttggatttcaactacttaaaaaaaaaaataaaagagaccGAGAGAAACTGAGGAGTTTATTAGAGAGGAGCCTTTCTTGTTTAATATTCATTCTGGCCCCTGTTTAGGCTTGTTCTGGTGAAAGAGGGAGTGAAGAGGCGCAACCCAAACACGGGTGAGATGGTGGGATTTTTCCACCAAGCCTTAATTGCTTCAGTAACTCCAGGGAGGGTTTTGCAAGGCAGGAGCTCTTAATAAATGTGGTGGTGAATGAAAGTAGTTCCTCACTTTGCTGTTCTGCAactcttcctctgccttttttttttttttttttttttttttaattattaatcgTTTTTCACTCGTATTTCATCTCGTGGCCGTGGGTCTGGTGAAGATCTTTAGCTGTGGCTTCAtgaggagctctgctctgtggagGAGCTGGGTGGAATTAATTTGGCACGGTGAGGGCGGCCGGGCTCCCTTCGTGTTTGGTGACTTTTGGAAGCAGAATTAAAAATTCCAGTTGTTCTCCCAGCGTGGGAATTTGGATGTGGGCACGGGAGGCAAATGAGGGGTGAAATTTATGCTGCCATCGAGGCTCTCTGGTGGTTTGGGTGCTCCTGTTTCCCTTCAAGACCTTGATTTGGGATGGAGTGCTGGGGTTGAACTGCAGGATCGAGTGTCCCACCTGAAAATCCCAGGTGTGGGTTTGAAACAGAGTCTAAATGCTTGAGAACTGCGGTTCAATCTTGATTTAAACTGACACTTGAGGGTTCTCTCCCCGTCTCGGGATGCTGAGTTTTTTGGAAGACGAGCTTGTGTGGCGAACAATTAGAACCCTGCTCCTTATCTCTCCTAGTCCAGGCAATAAACAGTTGCTTTAACTTCACTCTCAACCAGCCTCAACCTCAAATTCGAGCAGACCGGTCCCAGTCTGTAATTAAAAGCCTTTTGAGGAGCAGAACTCAGGGAAAGGGAGGAGGACCGGCAGTGTCTGAGGGAAGCGTCCATCCCCAAGTCCCGGCCCTTTGATCCCGAGCGGTGCCGGGT
Encoded proteins:
- the LOC141725447 gene encoding uncharacterized protein LOC141725447; translated protein: MTMRRQRRLPGHAGNVLAAPRDAAPHAEPWALRSPAGGEAYPAGLLRAAAPQPRGGIITAAPPARSRPGGDKGRPRGVKTTPGAQGRSGAGRAGPAPPGRQRPWGARGRRGPTPPHGAAPGDPTHDRPPPPPARAAPPAGPTGSLGRAPRPHPFPRAGGRAPQWRPGGGGGGGRGGEEGGARCPCGPAGAAGRAGVAAGPGPGGGRGPGRGGPRRPRRARPRPPRAAPAIGPGGGGRGGRAGRRARPDWPRPLPINTPPARRARGGRREAQSARPPAPAARRGRGTTTPGNPRAALPPTPPRSQPFPPPPRPPQHGPAKYNVYGGGAEGGAAPTPPATDPTDPSPPPTAPHHPRGGGGGSGPNHPPPPCTTPPQCAPTPQFRTGRGPSGPGERSGPRRAEAGGPGRAGGRSRLWPPRGSCSPRPVCGSFLLRPGPPRS